From a single Corynebacterium kroppenstedtii DSM 44385 genomic region:
- a CDS encoding CPBP family intramembrane glutamic endopeptidase: MSGSSSKSSVTATLRWEIVIVLAVTFGMSGLRATLRLVEALVSPTPLKGQTAQLNPSQAPAAWLDVSLQVLSAGTLVAWGALAVYMLWVHPVTTNPLWFLRWSGLSDVWHGLAAAAAIGLPGLCFYGVARACGLSATVDPAAGVRAWWSYVLLVISACATAWAEEVVVVGWLQTRLAQCGVSGAPRVAASALLRGLYHVYQSPSAGMGNAIMGLVFGTYFERTGRVWPLMIAHATIDCVAFVGAALLAGHLPWLGL; this comes from the coding sequence GTGTCGGGCTCATCGTCGAAAAGTAGTGTCACCGCGACGCTGCGCTGGGAAATCGTCATTGTCCTGGCCGTGACATTTGGTATGTCAGGGCTGCGGGCAACGTTGCGCCTGGTGGAGGCCCTGGTCTCCCCGACGCCGTTGAAGGGGCAGACCGCGCAGTTGAATCCGTCGCAGGCACCAGCGGCGTGGCTTGATGTGTCGCTGCAGGTGTTGTCGGCGGGGACCTTGGTGGCCTGGGGCGCGCTGGCTGTGTATATGTTGTGGGTTCATCCCGTGACGACGAATCCTCTGTGGTTTTTGCGATGGTCCGGACTGTCCGACGTGTGGCACGGGCTGGCGGCTGCTGCGGCGATTGGTCTGCCCGGGTTGTGCTTTTATGGCGTGGCTCGCGCGTGTGGTTTGTCGGCGACGGTTGATCCTGCGGCGGGGGTCCGCGCCTGGTGGTCCTACGTGTTGCTAGTCATTTCCGCGTGCGCGACGGCCTGGGCCGAGGAAGTGGTCGTAGTGGGGTGGCTGCAGACCCGCTTGGCTCAGTGTGGTGTGTCGGGGGCGCCACGCGTGGCGGCGTCGGCCCTGTTGAGAGGCCTGTATCACGTATACCAGAGCCCGAGCGCGGGCATGGGCAACGCCATCATGGGCCTGGTTTTCGGGACATATTTCGAACGCACAGGCCGTGTGTGGCCGCTGATGATTGCTCATGCGACTATTGACTGCGTGGCTTTCGTGGGCGCAGCGCTGCTAGCCGGCCATCTGCCGTGGCTGGGGCTGTAG
- a CDS encoding LCP family protein, producing the protein MNTTSDDDYLRGPDGRPIVDRYGRPIRRRSGKNTTSSGNGAGGGAHRHEADSRRTGSDWANESHVDYSGGSSPARHEKHEYQHFRAQPGPASSRAKYRSGQSERTDSPQSPRRRDEQRSGDYSSSSRRYSQPLPPRGIEEHNRRTGAPSYPPAGSRPSDKSRPSGASRGRRWLPSSPSRGRRWRSSGWGRKLGALLGVLILVALGTMVWVDLRLHRVDALTNYGGRPSGGSGTNWLLVGSDSRDGLSEDQQAELSTGGDTGGGRTDSIILVHIPFVGKATMVSIPRDSYVDVPGHGKDKVNASYALGGPQLLQQTVEQATGLRIDHYAEIGFGGFAGVVDAVGGVKICVEQPMDDPLAGINLQPGCQKLDGPTALGFVRSRHSMDDGDIGRARNQRTFLAALVKKALSPTTFLNPFRFFPFVSRMTDSFTVDKHDHVWNLARLGIGLGMSPRNETIPIASYESTDVGDVDVWDDDGAQELFKSLR; encoded by the coding sequence ATGAATACCACTAGCGATGACGATTACCTCCGCGGTCCTGATGGCCGTCCGATCGTCGACCGCTACGGGCGGCCTATCCGACGCCGGTCGGGGAAAAACACTACATCGTCGGGCAACGGTGCTGGTGGTGGGGCTCACCGTCACGAAGCAGACAGTAGGCGTACTGGCAGCGACTGGGCTAACGAGTCCCACGTCGACTACTCCGGGGGGAGCTCTCCTGCGCGGCACGAGAAGCACGAATACCAGCACTTTCGCGCACAACCGGGGCCGGCGTCGTCCCGTGCGAAATACCGAAGCGGGCAGTCGGAACGAACCGATTCCCCTCAATCACCACGCCGTCGTGATGAACAACGTTCCGGGGACTACAGTTCGAGCTCCCGTCGATACTCTCAGCCATTGCCTCCTCGCGGGATCGAGGAACATAACCGACGCACCGGCGCGCCCAGTTATCCTCCCGCCGGCAGCCGACCTTCCGATAAGAGCCGCCCGTCCGGTGCGAGCCGAGGCCGTCGATGGCTTCCATCCAGCCCGAGCCGTGGACGTCGGTGGCGATCGTCCGGGTGGGGACGCAAGCTAGGAGCTCTCCTAGGAGTCCTCATACTCGTTGCCCTCGGGACGATGGTGTGGGTCGATCTTCGGCTCCATCGCGTTGATGCTCTTACCAATTACGGCGGCCGCCCCAGCGGCGGTTCGGGAACGAACTGGCTGCTCGTCGGCTCTGATTCACGCGACGGCCTCTCTGAGGATCAGCAGGCTGAGCTGTCCACCGGCGGCGATACGGGCGGCGGACGCACCGATTCCATCATCCTGGTGCACATTCCCTTCGTGGGGAAGGCGACGATGGTGTCCATCCCCCGCGATTCGTACGTCGATGTGCCTGGTCACGGGAAGGACAAGGTCAACGCTTCGTATGCGCTGGGCGGCCCGCAGCTCCTCCAGCAGACGGTGGAGCAGGCAACTGGCCTGCGCATTGACCACTATGCGGAGATCGGGTTCGGCGGGTTTGCCGGTGTGGTCGATGCCGTGGGCGGCGTCAAAATCTGCGTCGAGCAGCCCATGGATGACCCGCTCGCGGGAATTAATCTGCAGCCGGGGTGTCAAAAACTTGATGGCCCCACCGCCCTGGGGTTCGTTCGATCACGGCATTCGATGGACGACGGCGACATCGGCCGTGCCAGGAACCAGCGGACCTTCCTCGCCGCGCTGGTGAAGAAGGCGCTATCCCCCACCACGTTCCTCAACCCGTTCCGCTTCTTCCCGTTTGTCAGCCGTATGACGGATTCTTTCACGGTGGACAAGCACGATCACGTGTGGAATCTCGCGCGCTTGGGCATTGGGTTGGGCATGTCACCGCGTAACGAAACGATCCCCATCGCATCGTATGAATCCACAGATGTCGGAGACGTCGACGTGTGGGACGACGACGGAGCGCAGGAACTATTCAAGTCGCTGCGCTAG
- the pheA gene encoding prephenate dehydratase: protein MSSEQSSSVGAHQTSHTSDTSEYDIPVVAFLGPSGTFTEMAMLEFAGHGWCDTPPQGTRAWAAGAENTGVDATEPTVANDHRIVPLPVDSPQHAVDAVIRGRADWACVAIESSVEGPVTRTFDALAGSHPLQIYREIAIPIAFSILVRPGTRPQDIATWSAHPVARPQVTSWVDDHLPPAEFVAAHSNAAAAEMVARGEVDAAAAPARAGQLYGLDSLADGVADVAGAQTRFVLVGKPGKPTAHTGRDRTSVVFNVRNEPGALARTLTVVSSNGVDLTRIESRPTRKALGEYRFYMDMSGHISDPHVATALQHLHRTVQVLRFLGSWPIDDGPHVATTSGQAVASDTVTASDAVAPSSTMSPDKPSTATPDEWFTAQEWIAHRAKGTAPDTDVLW from the coding sequence ATGAGCAGCGAGCAGTCAAGCAGCGTGGGCGCGCACCAAACCAGTCACACATCCGACACATCCGAGTACGACATTCCTGTCGTCGCATTTCTTGGACCGTCAGGGACGTTTACGGAAATGGCCATGCTGGAATTCGCAGGTCATGGGTGGTGCGATACGCCGCCCCAGGGTACTAGAGCGTGGGCTGCCGGGGCGGAAAACACCGGCGTGGATGCCACCGAGCCAACCGTCGCCAACGATCACCGCATAGTTCCGCTCCCCGTCGATTCACCTCAACACGCTGTTGACGCCGTTATTCGTGGCCGTGCCGATTGGGCGTGCGTCGCCATTGAAAGCTCAGTTGAAGGCCCGGTCACCAGGACTTTCGATGCGCTCGCGGGGTCGCACCCGCTGCAGATCTACCGTGAGATTGCCATCCCGATCGCCTTCTCTATCCTCGTCCGGCCGGGCACCCGCCCCCAGGACATCGCCACCTGGAGTGCGCACCCTGTTGCCCGTCCCCAGGTGACATCGTGGGTTGATGACCACCTTCCGCCGGCCGAGTTCGTTGCCGCCCATTCCAACGCGGCAGCTGCAGAGATGGTTGCTCGAGGAGAGGTCGACGCCGCCGCAGCGCCTGCTCGCGCCGGGCAGCTGTATGGCTTGGACTCACTAGCCGATGGCGTTGCCGACGTTGCCGGCGCGCAGACTCGCTTCGTGTTGGTGGGAAAGCCGGGCAAACCCACAGCTCACACGGGTCGTGATCGCACGTCGGTCGTCTTTAACGTCCGGAATGAGCCGGGTGCGCTGGCTCGGACGCTGACGGTGGTGTCGTCGAATGGTGTGGATTTGACGCGCATCGAGTCCCGCCCCACGCGGAAAGCGCTGGGAGAATACCGCTTTTATATGGACATGAGCGGGCATATCTCCGATCCACATGTGGCAACGGCTTTGCAGCATTTGCATAGAACGGTCCAGGTGCTGCGCTTCCTCGGCTCATGGCCGATCGACGACGGACCCCACGTGGCGACGACGTCGGGCCAAGCGGTTGCGTCCGATACTGTAACCGCGTCCGATGCTGTGGCTCCGTCGTCGACAATGAGCCCGGATAAACCGTCGACGGCAACTCCCGATGAGTGGTTCACCGCGCAGGAGTGGATTGCTCATCGGGCGAAAGGTACCGCCCCGGATACAGATGTCCTGTGGTAG
- a CDS encoding amidase: MDFHDVLDAPLADILAMVRGGRRRVGTEDVATPSDQHGRDQRLSPDVLAGLARDRVQAARESTGLSTQELGFALDDIPVTYPSAQRESAAFAGLPIPIKDLLPVRGIPCTQGSADRVSVPDKNDPVAEALLDAGATIFGASATSELGLSCYTEPTHLPTVVNPALSGRAPGGSSGGAAALVARGIVPVAHGSDGGGSIRVPAACCGIVGFKPPHDPTDGQLRADGFLARTVADVAVASSLITFPGQPRVTRTEWVPGASNVGVPSRRLRVGILTKPLHSAGQNAPHPAPHGASHPAPRPASNSLMMGALRIAADRVRAAGHDVVPVTNPYPPETIELLRIVLAYRCRNLDGALSPLSTYFRDLGTTITAEQYKDTLARLRELPDLVLSQWSDAANVDLVLNPTIAYPPPPVGTFAALPPEEDFAAQTAWTPWCTLWNLTGWSGLSVPVVTTAIEGPWHGWPVSMHVGAVGDRVSPWEVLGVGLIVEK; the protein is encoded by the coding sequence ATGGATTTCCACGACGTGTTGGACGCCCCTTTGGCCGATATCCTCGCTATGGTGCGCGGTGGGCGTCGTCGCGTCGGAACCGAAGATGTCGCTACACCTTCTGACCAGCACGGTCGTGACCAACGTCTTTCCCCGGACGTGTTGGCGGGCCTCGCGCGGGACCGTGTGCAGGCCGCCCGGGAGTCCACCGGGCTAAGCACACAAGAGCTGGGATTTGCCCTGGACGACATTCCCGTGACCTATCCCAGCGCTCAGCGCGAGAGCGCCGCGTTCGCCGGCTTGCCCATTCCGATTAAGGATTTACTTCCTGTACGGGGGATTCCCTGCACACAGGGTTCGGCCGATCGCGTGTCTGTGCCGGACAAGAACGACCCCGTGGCGGAGGCGTTATTGGACGCCGGCGCCACCATTTTCGGAGCATCGGCAACCTCTGAGCTGGGCTTATCGTGTTACACGGAACCGACCCATCTGCCGACGGTTGTTAATCCGGCGCTGTCCGGTCGCGCACCAGGTGGTTCGTCGGGAGGGGCGGCGGCGTTGGTTGCGCGCGGCATCGTCCCGGTGGCGCATGGGAGCGACGGCGGTGGCTCGATCCGCGTCCCTGCCGCCTGTTGTGGGATCGTCGGGTTTAAGCCCCCGCACGATCCGACCGATGGGCAGCTCCGCGCGGATGGTTTTCTGGCGCGCACGGTTGCGGATGTCGCGGTAGCGTCGTCGTTAATTACTTTCCCTGGTCAACCGCGGGTGACTCGGACTGAGTGGGTTCCGGGGGCGTCGAATGTAGGTGTTCCTTCTCGACGTCTGCGTGTGGGAATCTTAACGAAACCGCTGCATAGTGCGGGCCAGAATGCGCCGCACCCAGCACCCCACGGTGCTTCGCACCCAGCACCCCGTCCGGCGTCGAATTCCCTGATGATGGGCGCACTTCGGATTGCGGCCGACCGTGTAAGGGCAGCGGGCCATGATGTTGTTCCCGTGACCAACCCGTATCCGCCGGAGACGATTGAGCTGCTGCGTATCGTGCTGGCCTACCGGTGCAGGAATCTTGATGGCGCGTTGTCCCCGTTGAGCACGTATTTCCGTGACCTGGGCACGACGATCACAGCCGAGCAGTATAAGGATACGCTGGCCCGACTTCGAGAGCTCCCGGATCTGGTGCTCAGCCAATGGTCTGATGCGGCGAATGTAGATCTTGTGCTGAACCCGACCATTGCGTATCCGCCTCCGCCGGTGGGCACGTTCGCGGCCTTGCCTCCGGAGGAAGATTTCGCGGCCCAAACCGCGTGGACCCCGTGGTGTACGTTGTGGAATTTGACGGGCTGGTCTGGGCTTTCCGTCCCCGTCGTGACGACGGCGATTGAGGGACCGTGGCACGGGTGGCCGGTGAGTATGCACGTGGGCGCTGTGGGGGATCGTGTGTCGCCGTGGGAGGTTCTTGGTGTCGGGCTCATCGTCGAAAAGTAG
- a CDS encoding glycosyltransferase family 87 protein, with product MPALLLRSGSRFGTGRAREALSRAHSRSSANSSAAIIGWPAHVLGLLVGLLTQLVWHGPRENGDWAALWIAGKLLRQGDDPHIYDYAPDDFAAWAGPFWQPFAQQDVTSASPHPFVQAPFVAQMAEALTFVMSFHTSVFFLTVASGWALVVLVAGAFYVWFHRPIPMGVLVGVTLVVWLSTPFQWSITLGQTTPLVTAGIAYSIAAARRRPWSAGIVLGVVSVIKLTPLALIPLMLLFRRSRRTSLIAIATTALCFGFSVLTVGWPLHEIWRARIHMFSTFKVIAPTSQTFVSIMKRHLIDEGPAGAPIIQDTPGWMVVTPMMLAAVIALALAIAAYRCRGRAFEILMVGAMCVATCFSGFVWTHYFIIAVLPAFGVFALTARRKWAVACIAMVSVLYFPPLSDVISAEHDNRYFAQTVFYVPGGALMATIIMLFLLAAAVVVPAHRVTSAGLPNSAPESRAPWGARASASGRTSGHTTAPVVRRSIPRVGARSTVTRWFAHASSPHSTFISGSSPRQRGHIVGKMGHIVAVISGLITVLAWNSHRQTDDWSSLWIAGELVAQGDAPHIYDYNRQDFARWAGEYWAPFANEHVTSPLPHPFIQAPIVAEVMSLITRIMSYDFSTLLLGFFSGWAMVITVACAYRVWVGRPIPLVLLLPVVVVAWLSAPFSMAIRLGQTSPLIYAGIAYAIAAARTRPRSAGIVLGLVSVVKLSPFALIAAMFLFRRSRRTAGIAVVTTVVAFLVSLVTLGTEIFRTWVRVIRDLSSARIVAMESQSFASIMLRSHLGDDDNVWVPIIRNPPTWVVVIPLILAALLAILVLAAAYVRREYAFPLFMVGITSIATACSGLVWTHYFQVALLPAFGSVVLAERRRLAGFLTIGLGLFFVPPLSDVVGSAAQARVHVQSGSLIALIGLILLMCIMALLPGSVLPPRTRSRITQWQQAHDRDDEWLRSSGPSLSHRYRNDMTAPLPVVTDAPRASSGRHHVRRRHTQ from the coding sequence GTGCCTGCTTTGTTGCTTCGGAGTGGTAGCCGGTTTGGTACCGGCCGTGCCCGTGAAGCACTAAGCAGAGCACACAGCCGCAGTTCAGCTAACAGCTCGGCTGCGATTATCGGGTGGCCGGCCCACGTGTTGGGCCTCCTCGTGGGGCTTCTAACGCAATTAGTGTGGCACGGCCCACGTGAGAATGGTGATTGGGCCGCGTTGTGGATCGCCGGCAAGCTCCTCCGCCAGGGTGATGACCCGCACATCTATGACTACGCCCCTGACGATTTCGCTGCCTGGGCAGGCCCTTTCTGGCAGCCGTTCGCCCAGCAAGATGTCACATCCGCCTCACCACATCCGTTTGTTCAGGCACCATTCGTTGCTCAAATGGCCGAGGCCCTGACATTCGTAATGTCTTTCCACACGTCGGTGTTCTTCTTGACGGTGGCGTCGGGGTGGGCGCTAGTCGTGCTGGTGGCCGGTGCATTTTATGTGTGGTTTCACCGCCCGATCCCCATGGGCGTGTTGGTCGGCGTCACACTGGTGGTGTGGCTTTCCACCCCATTTCAGTGGTCAATCACGTTAGGGCAAACGACGCCCCTGGTCACCGCTGGGATCGCGTATAGCATCGCGGCAGCGCGCCGTCGTCCCTGGTCAGCGGGCATCGTACTAGGGGTCGTTAGCGTCATTAAGCTCACGCCGCTAGCTCTCATTCCACTGATGCTACTGTTCCGTCGGTCACGTCGAACGTCGCTCATCGCTATCGCAACAACGGCCCTCTGCTTCGGCTTCTCCGTACTAACCGTGGGGTGGCCACTGCACGAAATCTGGCGTGCGCGGATTCACATGTTCTCCACGTTCAAAGTGATCGCGCCGACGAGCCAGACCTTCGTGTCAATCATGAAGCGCCATCTTATCGACGAGGGGCCCGCGGGCGCGCCGATTATCCAGGACACGCCCGGCTGGATGGTGGTCACTCCGATGATGCTCGCGGCCGTGATTGCCCTGGCTTTGGCCATCGCGGCTTATCGCTGCCGCGGCCGCGCCTTCGAGATCCTCATGGTGGGCGCCATGTGCGTGGCCACGTGTTTTTCCGGCTTCGTGTGGACACATTATTTCATCATTGCTGTATTGCCGGCCTTCGGTGTGTTCGCGCTGACGGCGCGCCGCAAGTGGGCAGTAGCCTGCATTGCGATGGTCAGCGTCCTCTATTTCCCACCGCTTTCCGACGTTATTTCAGCGGAACACGATAACCGCTATTTTGCTCAAACAGTCTTTTATGTCCCTGGCGGGGCTTTGATGGCGACGATTATCATGCTGTTCTTGCTGGCAGCCGCCGTCGTGGTGCCCGCCCATCGAGTGACTAGCGCTGGGCTCCCCAACTCTGCACCGGAGTCTCGGGCGCCGTGGGGCGCGAGGGCATCGGCGTCCGGGCGGACATCCGGGCACACCACCGCGCCCGTGGTCAGGCGCTCTATCCCGCGAGTCGGCGCACGTTCCACCGTCACCCGCTGGTTCGCCCACGCGAGTTCACCCCACTCCACCTTCATCTCTGGCTCATCGCCGCGTCAGCGCGGCCACATCGTCGGCAAGATGGGTCATATCGTTGCGGTGATCTCCGGCCTCATCACCGTTTTGGCGTGGAACTCCCACCGACAGACAGATGACTGGTCCTCTCTGTGGATCGCCGGCGAGCTCGTCGCACAAGGCGATGCACCGCATATTTACGACTACAACCGTCAGGATTTTGCGCGCTGGGCTGGTGAATACTGGGCGCCATTTGCCAATGAGCACGTGACGTCGCCTTTGCCTCATCCATTCATTCAGGCACCGATCGTTGCGGAAGTGATGAGCCTCATCACCCGCATCATGAGCTACGACTTTTCGACGCTGCTGCTGGGATTTTTCTCCGGCTGGGCCATGGTGATCACCGTCGCCTGCGCCTATCGCGTTTGGGTGGGACGGCCGATTCCACTCGTTCTTCTGCTGCCCGTCGTTGTGGTGGCCTGGTTGTCAGCGCCGTTCTCCATGGCCATTCGTCTGGGCCAAACAAGCCCGCTCATCTACGCGGGTATTGCCTACGCGATCGCGGCTGCGCGCACTCGCCCCCGCTCGGCGGGCATCGTGCTCGGCTTGGTCAGCGTCGTGAAGCTGAGTCCTTTCGCTCTGATCGCCGCAATGTTCCTTTTCCGTCGGTCACGCAGAACGGCCGGCATCGCCGTCGTCACTACTGTGGTGGCTTTCCTCGTGTCACTAGTCACGCTAGGGACGGAGATCTTCCGCACCTGGGTTCGTGTCATTCGCGATCTATCGTCTGCCCGCATTGTCGCCATGGAGAGCCAGAGCTTCGCGTCGATCATGTTGAGAAGCCACCTTGGCGACGACGACAACGTCTGGGTCCCCATTATCCGCAATCCACCGACCTGGGTTGTGGTGATTCCGCTCATCCTGGCAGCGTTGCTCGCCATTCTGGTCCTCGCGGCCGCGTATGTGCGTCGGGAATATGCATTCCCGCTGTTCATGGTGGGAATTACCAGCATCGCGACGGCTTGCTCTGGGCTGGTGTGGACCCACTATTTCCAGGTTGCGCTACTCCCCGCCTTCGGGTCAGTCGTCCTGGCGGAGCGTCGTCGTCTAGCTGGTTTCCTCACTATCGGTTTGGGCCTGTTCTTCGTCCCGCCTCTTTCCGACGTGGTCGGTTCCGCGGCCCAGGCGAGGGTACATGTTCAGTCCGGTAGCTTAATCGCCCTCATTGGACTCATCCTGCTGATGTGCATCATGGCTCTTCTGCCCGGCTCGGTTCTTCCGCCGCGCACACGGTCGCGGATCACTCAGTGGCAACAGGCACATGATCGTGACGACGAATGGCTGCGGTCATCGGGGCCATCGCTGTCCCACAGGTATCGCAATGATATGACAGCGCCGCTACCTGTTGTGACTGATGCTCCGCGGGCATCGAGTGGACGCCACCACGTGCGCCGACGCCACACCCAGTAA